TGCAAAGCGAATCCGGCCGAAGGCGAACGCGGTTTAAGTACCCGTCTTGTGGCGGGTATATATCAGTTACCAGAACGTATCCGAGCAGTCGTAGACGACCCCGTGGCTGGGGCAGACGTACTTGCAGTGACGGCGGGTCATCTGTCGCCCGCAGATGGGGCACGGTCGACCCCCGTCAGTCCGGTTGGCTGTCACAGTCTCACTGGGTGGAGAACGAACAAGACGCTTTCGCGCCGGAAGCAAAAGCCCAGACCGGTCTCGGGCCGTCAGTCGCGCCACGGCCACAGGAGTTCCGAGTCGAATCGATCGGTTGCGATCAGGCCGGCTGCCATCGCCGCCGCCAGTATCGCGGGGACGGGGTTCCCGAACCAGACGTTGATACCGCCCCACAGGATCACGAAACTCACCATGTCGTCGAGCATGAACGGCGTCGTGTTGAGGCGGGAAAGCAACCCAGCCCGGTCGAACGCCCGATCGAGCGAGACGACCGCCACCGTCGCCGACAGCACCCACCCCGCGTAGTTGGACAGCGGGACGTCATAGAAGATCCCGCCGCCGTCGTAGCCCCAGAAGCCGATCGCGACGGCACCGGGATCGAGAACGGCGTCCATCGCGATCACGAACCCGATCACGGTCGCGAGTCGAATCGGCGTCGAGTTCGCCCGCGTTCCCAGCAAAAGTAGGCAGAGCAGATACGCGTTCGCCACGAGGGGTATGAAAAACAGCGGCAACGCGAGCGGGACTCCCCCGAGCATCGGCCCGAGGCTCACCCCGTACTCGAAGTAGCCGTAGGGCCACCCCGTCCTGACGCCGACATGCTCGATGGCATACGTGTACGCCACGAGCAGTCCGAGCCACGCGCCGGCCCGCCGATCGACGAGCGGGGCCACGCCAGCAACGAGCGGAGAGCGCATGACCGCAACGCCGACGAGCAGCAGCCACGGGTTGAACGCGAGTGGATCGGGAAGCAGCCCCTCCGCGCTGGCGACGAGCAGCAGCGCGCCGACCGTCGGAAAGACGACCGCGATCGTGAACCGGTTTTCCTCGACCGTCCGGTCGAACGAGCGTTCGAACTCCCGTCGCGTGTTCGGCAGTTGGTCGCGGACAGCTTCGAAGGGGACCCACTCGGGGATGGTGCGACCGCTCACGCGAGCACCTCCGTGAGCGGCACGATCCGCCACAGCGCGCCGAGCGTCATGGCCGTACCGACCAGCGTGTTGAGTGCGGGATACCACCAGTAGGCCCGGGCGACATCGATACCGGAACGGTAGACGAAAAACACCGCCACCGGATACACCAGCAGCAGCGCACCCAGCCGGACGTCGACGAGGGCGAACCCGATCGCGGACAGCAGCCAGACCCCGCCACAGTACGCGAACGTTCGCGCCTCGCCGAGGACAGTCGCTGTCGTCTGGATCCCCGCCGCGCGGTCGGGTTCGATGTCGGGGATCGCCGAGAACGTGTGCATCCCCATCGTCCACAGCCACGCACCGACGACCGCCGCCGCCGGTGGCTGCGCCCCGGCGACGGTTACGTAGGCAGCGATCCCCGGGAGGACGTACAGTCCGTTAGAGAGGGAATCGAGAAACGGCGTCGTCTTGAACCGAAGAGGAGGTGTGCTGTACCCCACCGCGAGCAGGAAAAACCCCGCGAGCCACGGCCAGGCATCCGTCGGAGTGACCGCAAAGAGGGCGAGTCCGAGTACACCGGAGACAGTCACGACAGCGAAAACGAACCAATCGCCCTTCCACCTGGCCTCCCGGTCATCCTTTTTGGGGTTTACAGCGTCGATCTCGGCGTCGAAGACGTCGTTTACCCCGTAAAGGAGCACGTTCGCCGGGACGAGGAAGTAGGCCGCGAGCAGGACGGCGACCGGAGAGAACAGTTCCGACACCGTCGTCGCCCCGAACGCGACGCCAACGACTACTGGCCCGGCCAGATACAGC
The Halalkaliarchaeum desulfuricum DNA segment above includes these coding regions:
- a CDS encoding HVO_2523 family zinc finger protein, with translation MTANRTDGGRPCPICGRQMTRRHCKYVCPSHGVVYDCSDTFW
- the cruF gene encoding bisanhydrobacterioruberin hydratase, whose translation is MSGRTIPEWVPFEAVRDQLPNTRREFERSFDRTVEENRFTIAVVFPTVGALLLVASAEGLLPDPLAFNPWLLLVGVAVMRSPLVAGVAPLVDRRAGAWLGLLVAYTYAIEHVGVRTGWPYGYFEYGVSLGPMLGGVPLALPLFFIPLVANAYLLCLLLLGTRANSTPIRLATVIGFVIAMDAVLDPGAVAIGFWGYDGGGIFYDVPLSNYAGWVLSATVAVVSLDRAFDRAGLLSRLNTTPFMLDDMVSFVILWGGINVWFGNPVPAILAAAMAAGLIATDRFDSELLWPWRD
- a CDS encoding prenyltransferase; translated protein: MGRDRLTYLVTLSRPRFWLYLAGPVVVGVAFGATTVSELFSPVAVLLAAYFLVPANVLLYGVNDVFDAEIDAVNPKKDDREARWKGDWFVFAVVTVSGVLGLALFAVTPTDAWPWLAGFFLLAVGYSTPPLRFKTTPFLDSLSNGLYVLPGIAAYVTVAGAQPPAAAVVGAWLWTMGMHTFSAIPDIEPDRAAGIQTTATVLGEARTFAYCGGVWLLSAIGFALVDVRLGALLLVYPVAVFFVYRSGIDVARAYWWYPALNTLVGTAMTLGALWRIVPLTEVLA